A genomic segment from Brucella pseudogrignonensis encodes:
- a CDS encoding MFS transporter — protein sequence MNSQSQTIFLSRIAVISTAMIFGLTYSLSAALIALDLDEMGFSEAVIGTNAAMHAVGVLCMAFLLPRFSALLGMRLLVILALTAAALLLGLFPAIPLIWLWFPLRILLGAASETLFVVSETWLNALSTDENRSKSMGIYTAALSLGFALGPLTLSIIGSSGFLAYLVGSVLAVVAALLISSPQIAAPPITDKPHGNPLRYIVLAPVALAATVLNAAIESSGLSFLPLYAVNLGWNENQATQLMSVMMFGAIVLQIPIGFLGDRMNRQTLLVILAALSAGGAAVWPWALSLPWLTYSLLFLWGGAFVGIYTIMLSVVGSQFKGAQLVGIYASMGLMWGVGALIGPLFAGIAQQYLTHGLPIFVTIACLIFLTLALLLRPRIDRTA from the coding sequence ATGAACTCTCAATCTCAGACCATTTTTCTTTCGCGCATAGCAGTCATCAGCACTGCAATGATATTTGGCCTGACCTATAGTCTCAGTGCAGCTCTCATAGCGCTGGACCTAGACGAAATGGGGTTCAGCGAGGCCGTTATCGGAACAAATGCAGCTATGCACGCAGTGGGAGTGCTATGCATGGCATTTTTGCTGCCACGCTTCAGTGCTTTGCTCGGAATGCGTCTTCTTGTCATTCTGGCCCTAACAGCTGCGGCTCTTTTACTCGGTTTGTTTCCTGCCATCCCTCTTATCTGGCTGTGGTTTCCATTGAGGATATTATTAGGCGCAGCATCCGAAACGCTCTTCGTTGTCTCTGAAACCTGGTTAAACGCTCTTAGTACCGATGAAAACAGATCCAAAAGCATGGGCATATATACTGCCGCTCTATCACTTGGATTTGCACTTGGGCCACTTACCCTTTCGATCATAGGTTCGTCGGGATTTTTGGCCTATCTTGTGGGCTCTGTGCTCGCTGTCGTTGCTGCATTGCTAATCAGCAGCCCACAAATAGCCGCGCCACCAATAACTGATAAGCCTCATGGTAACCCGCTGCGTTATATTGTTTTGGCTCCAGTAGCACTGGCAGCGACCGTTTTGAATGCGGCCATTGAATCGTCTGGCTTGTCCTTCCTCCCGCTTTATGCCGTCAATCTCGGCTGGAATGAAAATCAAGCCACTCAGCTCATGTCCGTCATGATGTTCGGAGCCATCGTCCTCCAAATTCCCATTGGATTTTTGGGGGATCGAATGAACAGACAAACACTTCTGGTAATACTGGCCGCGCTTTCGGCAGGTGGAGCTGCGGTGTGGCCTTGGGCCCTCAGTCTGCCATGGCTAACGTATTCGCTGCTATTCTTGTGGGGCGGCGCTTTTGTCGGAATTTATACAATCATGCTCAGTGTAGTGGGAAGCCAGTTCAAAGGCGCTCAGCTTGTTGGCATCTATGCCAGCATGGGCTTAATGTGGGGTGTGGGCGCATTAATCGGTCCTCTCTTCGCTGGAATAGCTCAACAGTACCTAACGCATGGGTTGCCAATCTTCGTTACGATAGCCTGTCTAATTTTTCTGACGCTCGCTCTCTTACTGCGTCCCCGCATAGATCGAACGGCCTAA